In the Lepus europaeus isolate LE1 chromosome 10, mLepTim1.pri, whole genome shotgun sequence genome, ttcaaataaataaataaatctttttctttctttcttttcttttctttttttttttttttgacaggcagagtagacagtgagagagagacagagagaaaggtcttcctttttgccgttggttcaccccccaatggccactgtggccggcacgctgcagccggtgcaccaagctgatccgaagccaggagccatgtgcttctcctggtctcccatgcgggtgcagggacccaagcacttgggccatcctccactgcactcccaggccacagcagacagctggactggaaaaggagcaaccgggacagaatccggtgccccgactgggactagaacccggggtgctggtgccgcaggcggaggattagcctagtgaaccgcggcgctggcctaataaataaatcttcaaaaaaattttaaaaggccggcgccgtggctcaacaggctaatcctacgcctagtggcaccggcacaccgggttctagttccggttggggcgccggattctgtcccggttgctcctcttccagtccagctctctgctgtggcccgggagtgcagtggaggatggcccaagtgcttgggccctgcaccccatgggagaccaggataagcacctggctcctggcttcagatcagcgagatgcgctgtccacagcagccattggagggtgaaccaacggcaaaaaggaagaccttcctctctctctctctctctctctctctctctatccactctgtcaaaaaaaaaaaaaaaaaaaaaaaagtacctggctcctgccttcgaatcagcgcagtgtgccggccgcagtgcgccggctgcggcggccattggagggtgaaacaacggcaaaggaagacctttctctctctctctctctctctctcactatccactctgcctgtcaaaaaaaaaaaaaaaaaaaaaaaaaaacaaacaaacaaacaaacaaaaccactgtggggtaaaattgaaacaaatgaccccacccccacctctaggTCTGTAGGCTGGCTAAGTTTGCAGCCTCCAAGGTGGCTGCAAGCACTCTGGACCCAGGGGCAGGGGACCCATGTTCTCCTCTTGCTCTGCCACAAACCAGCAGCACGCCCTCTTGGCGGGTCAGTTTAACTCTTTGGGTCTTAGCTTCTTTGCCTGCAAATCacagggagaaagccagatgaCCTCCTTGCTGCCCTTGTAGCTCCAAAATGCATTCCCTTGACATTCTAGAATGGTCTGCCCTCCTGGCCAAATGACTAGCAGCACCACGGAGGGGTGGAGGCGGGGGGAGGTCACCTGCAGCAGCAACAGTTTATCGCCTGCTTAGGCCGAAGGGGGCTTCTAGTGCTAGCCACCTTCGCTAAGTCTCTCACTTCTCTCCCGGCGCTTCCTCCTCCACTTGCCCCCTTTTCACCTTGTTTTTGAGGTCATCCCACATGCTCTGGAACTCCAGTTTGCTTTCATACTCGGAATCTATGTAGTTCTGCTCCATGGCCATGAAGACGTCCTGTAGGTAGTGGATCTCTTTCTCATGTTGTTCAAGAATTGTCTTCCTGTGGGGAAAGGAGAGGCTGTGAGGGGTAGAACATGTTGGACCTTGGACCAACAAGGACAACGTGCAGCAGTCGGGGATGCCATAAGGACTACACCGTGGGACAGATTCTATAGAACTGATGGGGGAGCCAGAAAGAATAActaagatgattttattttggctgctggatgggaagtgtctACTCATATGGTACAAAAATCACAAAGTACCAAAGGCTGCAGTGAGAGCCTCTCCCCATCCCTGTCGCCTGCCAGATGTATTGGATTTCAACAGGTAAAAGTAgatcagggaggggctggtgctgtggcgcagagggttaacgccctggcttgcactgccagcaccccatatgggtgctggttcgagacctggctgctccacttctgatccggctctctgctatggcctgggaaagcagtagaagatggcctaagtccttgggcccctgcacctgtgtggaagacctggaagaaactcctggctcctggctttggatcagcacagctctggctgttgcagccaatcggggagtaaaccagcagatggaagacctctctctctctctctctctctctctctctgcctctcctctctgtgtaactctgactttcaaattcataaataaatcttaaaaaaaaaaaaaaaaaagagtagactaGTGAGGGCACATAGACGAGGGATGTGGCACAGGTAAGGGCAGGCTAGGGCCTCAGGCCTAAAACTGAGTTCACGGAGAAGGCACTAGGACCGTCTGAGAGCACGCCCTGGGTTCAGTCCCCCACCTTCGTTAGGCCTCCCCACCTTTCTGTCTCAAACTCCTTGGTTAGGGTCTCCAGCTCCATGACGTAGCTCTCCTCCAGGAGGCTCAGCCGGCGCCTCTGCAGGGCCAAGAGCTGGTCAATGTTGTGCAGGTGGCTGCGGAGGGCGTGGGCATACTGCTCCTCGGCTTCTGACAGGTCCTTTGCTAAGGactggaaggaagagagggagagagtcacCGCTCTGGCTGAGAAAATAAACGTGTACTCGGCTGGCCAGCCTGGCGGCACGATGGCATTTCCCCCTCAGTTCCTAATGCCAATTCTTCGGAGAGATTCAGActcctctactcttttttttttttttttttttttttgacaggcagagtggatagtgagagagagagacagagagaaaggtcttcctttttccgttggttcaccccccaagtggctgctacggctggcgcgttgcggccagcacgctgtgccaatccgaagccaggagccaggtgcttctcctggtctcccatgtgggtgcagggcccaagcacttgggccatcctccactgcactccctggccacagcagagagctggactggaagaggggcaactgggacagaaccgatgccccaactgggactagagcccggagtgccggtgccgcaggaggattagcctagtgagccatggcgccggccctcctcTACTCTTGAACATAAAGCAAGAAgcctagggccggtgctgtggcatagtgggtaaagccgtcacctgcagtgcgggcatcccatatgggcgccagtttgagtcccggctgttctacttctgatccagctctctgctatgacctgggaaagcagtagaggatgacccaagttcttgggtcgctgcacctgcatgggagaccaggaggaagctcctggctcctggcttcggattggtgcagctctggctgttgcagccaactggggagtaaaccagcagatgaaagacctctctttctctctctcacactctctctctctctctctgcctccccttctctctctgtgtaactttcaaataaataaataaatctttaaaaaaaaaaaaaaaagaagaagaagaagaagaagccagcCAGTGTCCTGTGGACAGTAAGCATTTACGCTGATTCGCTACCACTAAAGGGaactggtggggtgggggtgggggtgggggtgaggggttcTTGGAGATCTGAGGCAGAAAATAAATTGAACCTGGACTAGAGTATCCTATCATATAAGACACCACCAAAAAAGCGATCTAGGACCAAGCAGGTCGTGTGGGAAGCATTCAGGGACCAACATGAAGTGGCTCACTGTGGAGGCTGTACCTTTCCCGAGACAAGCAAAGCTGGATCTCCCATCCCACAGTTTTGTGCAGGGTGATCTCGCCACTATCACCATCAGAAGGCTGAGTCTCCTCCATCCCCATGAACTGGGCAGACCCTGCGACTGCTAGAATCAACTGAGTATGGTGGCACTGCCCTTCGCTGGCCTAGCAACTTCTTCCTGCGCCTTCCAAGGCTTGCTCTTGGGATGCTCCCGCTAGAAGCCAGCCGTCCTGCTGTGAGGCACATGGAGGGGCCAGGTGAGAGCATTCTCAGCAGCCCCACCGACGGCAGAGTGAGCACCCAGCTCCTTGGCCATCCAGCTCAGTTAGGCCTTAAGTGACTGCAACTCCAACTGACATTTGACTGAAAACTTCTGGCTTAAGAGAtcacaaggggccggcgccacggctcactaggctaatcctccaactgtggtgccgccactccaggttctagtcccggtcggggcgccggattctgtcccggttgctcctcttccagtccagctctctgctgtggcctgggagtgcagtggaggatggcccaagtgcttgggtcctgcacccgcatgggagaccaggagaagcacgtggctccgggctttggatcagcgcggtgcgccggccgcagcagccattggagagtgaaccaacggaaaaaggaagacctttctctctgtctctctttcactatctaactctgcctgtcaaaaaaaaaaaaaaaaaagagagagagagagatcacaagGAAGAGCCATGCTGAGCTCGGCCAGCTGACAGAACCACCAGTGGTAACAAGaagttgttttaagccactacttTAGGAATGGTTTATTATGTAGCAATGGATACCTGGAACACTGCCACTAGCAAAAAGGATAGTTTGAATATCCATAAGATTTGGACTGCCACGGATTGAAAGGCAGCAATCATTTGATTAAAGTTCATAAGGGTACTTAAATCATTGACCATTGAAGGGTGTCAAACAGCCAAAACAACTAGTACATGAAGGGAAGAGAAAGCATCAAGCATTTCTTATATAAAACATACCTctacgggctggcactgtggtacagccagtgaagctgccacctgcggctctggcattccatatgggcgccagttcgagtcccagctgctccacttccaatccagctccctgttaatgcatctacTAATACagctgctcctggatcctggcttcggatgggctcaggtctggccgttgtggccatttggggcatgaaccagcggatggaagacctttctctctgtctcttcctctcactgtctataactctacctctcaaataaaataaataaaatctttaagaaaaaaaaaaaaagactgatgaaAAGTGGCCACAATTCTAGATTGATGGCTTAGGCCAGGACCATTTCTTAGAGAGCAAGTGAGGATCGCTAACATTTGCACAATGTTgtaggggttttgtttttgtttttttaattgaattttacatttttatttatttggaaaatctcttccatctgctggttcatttgctcacaacagctggggctgggccaaaccaaacaaagccaggatccaggaactctatcccagtttctcatgggggtggcagggacccaagtacttgagtcagtcatcacctgctgcttcccagggtgcgtgttagcaggaagctggaatgagcgaagctgggactcagatccAGGCATTCCCATacgggatataggcatcccaagtggcatcttagggGCCGTGGCTACAgtgccctggcctacagtgccagcatcccatatgggcactgattcgcgtcccagctgctccacttcctatccagctccctgctaatgcatctgggaaagcagtggaagacggcccagggcccctgcacctgtgtgggagacctggaagaagctcctggctcctggcttcagatcagctccagctTAGGCTGATGCAGTTAtataaggagtaaaccagtggacagaagacctctctttctctgtctctacctctctctctaactctgtctttcaaataaataaaataaatctttaaaaaaaaatctggtgaggTGAGGACTTCTGATGTATTACAATGGGTTCTGCAAACTCAGAGACTCTTAATGTACATTTCCTAAAACTGTTCAGAGCCTGCTGAATTTTCTCACTGGGGGACAGGCTGTGAAGGAGAGATGTGTGTGTTCTAGAGGTAATGCATACTTTCTCCTTACTTTAGGATTTTAAGATGGGAaaaaggttttgttgttgttgttgtttttaacagGTAGGATGTAAAAAGTAGAATGAAAGAGGGGATAGAGCACAATCCCTTagaagaagaaaatgtggtagaATCCAGAACTCAAGAACCTCCTGAGGGGCCTCTGTtacggtgtagtgggttaagcagctgcctgggacatcggcattccatattggagtccctggttcgagtcctggctactctgtactttttttatttttaaagatttatttatttatttgaaagtcagagttacacagagagagaaggagagggagagggagagggagagggagagggagagggagagggagagagaggagaggagaggagaggagaggagaggcaaagagagagaaaggtcttctatccactggttcactctccaactggctgcaatggccagagctgcgccaatctgaagccaggagccaggagcttcttctgggtctcccacgtgggtgcaggggcccaaggacttgggccatcttccactgctttcccaggccacagcagagagctggattggaagtgaagcagccaggtctcaaaccggtgcccatatgggatgccagcgcttcaggtcaaggtgttaacctgctgcgccacagcacctgcccctactctgtacttttgacccagcttcctgctaatgggcctgggatgcagagcaagatggtccaagtgcttagggccttgccacccatgtgggagaccccaatggagttctagctttggactggcctaggcctggctgctAAAGACTCTCCCACCCCAATCCCCTCCCCCTAGTaccctgcctttaaaacaaataaataaataaatcttagggggaaaaaaaatctcctgaGAGCATAGGGACGGCTGACTAAATGCATGACCCATGGAGATCTCCCAATTGACCCAGGGCTACGGAAGTTGAATCAAAGAAGCCAAACAATTTGGTTGAACAGAGCACTGGAGTGGAGTCGGGGCACCCCTACTCCAGACCTGGCTCTGACTTGTCATACCGTGGATCAGTCAACTCTGCTCTCGGAAACTGAGCCTTCTGATGCTGAAATGAAGGCATGGGACTGAATTCGAGTCACCAGCTGAGGTCTATGGTGTCTTATGGTATAGGACTGGGTTGGGGCAGTGGATGCCCGAGGGAGTGAGTAGTGCCAATGTTCAACTACTCGTTTCAGTAAAAACTCAGTACCACTAGCCTGTGTCTTGTGAAGGATTTAAGACTGATTAATTAATTCACTAGGCCCATTCTATCAAGAAGagaccagggctggcgctgtggtgtagcaggtaaagccaccacccgtgaTGCCGGATcctatatgggcaacagttcgggtcctggctgctccacttccaatccagctccctgctaaggcacctgggaaagcagtagaagatggcccaagtgctttggcctctgtgcccgtgtgggaaaccaggaagaagcttctggctcctggctttggcttgacccagccctggctgtttggggaacatttggggaactgaaccagtggatggaagactttctctctctctctctctctaactttgcaaaacaaaacaaaacagagacccAGGCAGCCATACTCGTGTCTCCTCGGAAAGAGCGCCCACCTTGATGACGCTGTCTTTGCAGTCCACCACACGCTCAAACGTCTGGCTGAGGATTTCAATGTCCCTGTGCAGCTCCCTGGTCTTCACTTCCCGCAGGACGGCTCTCCACTGCGTGTTGATTTTATTGAGGTTCAGAGCACTGTTGTGCTCCTCCTTGGCCAGCTTGTCCTGCGTGCAGGGATAAACACACATCCAGGAGGTCAAGGCCAAAAACCAGGCTGACTTGAACCCCTTCTAGGACAGGGAGCTGAGCACCTGCCGATGCAGCCGGCTGCAGTCTGCAGTGACCCCTCTCCAGGGAAAACGTCACCACTCCGGACGGCGTGAGTGACAGCTGGCGGCTGACCTAGCTCCCCGCCTCCCGAGCGGTGTCGCTGCGCGGGGTTCCCGGCCCTACAGGAGGTGGGGGGCCGCCATCACCTTCAAGAACTGGCTGAGGAGCCTCTCTTTCTTCTTGGCTATCTCTTCCTCCGCTAGCAACTTCTGCTGAAACagcagcagctgctcctcttccgacaaAGGGATCTTGGCCTTTTTCCCTCGTTTAGGCATGGCtgcgcggggcgggggtggggggactggaCGCAGGCACGAAGCTTCGGCCCGCCGCGGCCCGCGTTACAGGTGGGgcggtggaggggagagagaaaatgccCGGAGAGAAAGAGGCCTCCCGGAAGTACCCTCGGCTGGGCAGGGGACAGCACTGCTGCTGCCCCAGAGACCgctttccagggagaaagcgGCGTCTCGTCTCCTAGCAACGAGTGTCTGGCCAAGATGGCGCGAccagaggcctggaggaggggctctGTCTTGGAGCGCCCCCTGCCGGCTGGAGGACCGTAGTAAGTTTTGGAGAGGGTCTGTCTCCTGGGTGCTGTTTTTCatggtatactttttttttttttttttcaatttattgctAGAACTTTATTTGGTTGTTACAAAATCAGTAAGggtgtatatattaaaaaatgggAGGGGGGATGAAAGGCAGCCAGAAGAGTAAGAATTATCTTCACGTTTCCTAAAGTGCCaggttaattttatattatatttgaaCTTTAATGAGAGAGTGAAATAGCACAGATGGGCAAGGGCAatgttaaggaaaaaagaaataaaaaaaggagatgcCTAAGCCATAATGAGACAAGACATATCCACGGGAAAAGACTTCCCCTTGCTGAAGCTAAACTTTAATActtctagaaaaaaatgtaaggTTGGCCAACACCAAGCTGAACATTgtgtaaagaaacaaaacaaagcaaaaaccaaaaccagCCCTGAAAGGCTGA is a window encoding:
- the CCDC65 gene encoding dynein regulatory complex subunit 2 isoform X5, whose amino-acid sequence is MPKRGKKAKIPLSEEEQLLLFQQKLLAEEEIAKKKERLLSQFLKDKLAKEEHNSALNLNKINTQWRAVLREVKTRELHRDIEILSQTFERVVDCKDSVIKSLAKDLSEAEEQYAHALRSHLHNIDQLLALQRRRLSLLEESYVMELETLTKEFETERKTILEQHEKEIHYLQDVFMAMEQNYIDSEYESKLEFQSMWDDLKNKNLEEKHFLRLQLENIVEDLWKRFQDALKNYADATEDRKIAFETLKVKDEKSSKEIEAQMKKIQKLQEQEIEEQNQEELTEELVEVMADYVGMENFWKRYNKVKLEKLSLLQRRARLLEINGKLREMLKQYLDGISVSDEVLSQLNPLFIVNHQSNLPPAAPGLQPPDREPAAAYNVIEAAHVIAHTL